GCCACCGACCAAACAGAACAGGCCGTAAGGCTGAAAAAACTGATCGAAGCCAACCAGACCATCGCCAGGGTTGAGTCTTTGGAAGAACTCTTTCCCATGCTCATGACCCTTGCCAAGGAAGTGACAAACGCCGAGGCCTCGTCCATCATGCGGTATCGGCCCAACCGGAATGTGCTCGAGTTTGAGCTGGCGTCCAATGAAGGGACGGGCAACCTGGACAAGATTCTCCGGGAAAAAATCACCCTGAAACTGGGCGAGGGCGTTGCGGGCTGGGTGGGCGAAAACAGAGAATCGGTCAATATTCGGGACGCCCAGAACGACCCGCGCTTCTCCCGACGCGCCGACAGCGAAACCGGGTTCGTCACCCGGGCTATCCTGTGCTCCCCCATTTTGCACGAAAACGAGTTGCTGGGCGTGGTCCAGGTTCTGAACCCCAAAAGCTCCAGGAATTTTGACGACGGCGACCTGGAAATCCTGGAGGCCTTCGCTGGCTTGGCCGCCGTGGCCATTGTCCGTTCCAGGCTGTTGGAAAACCTCATCGCCCAGGAGAAGCTCCAGGCCGCCAAGAACGCGGCAGACATTGTGGAGGCGGCTGCAGACGCCATCATCACCTTTGGCATTGAAAGCCTCCGCATCCGGGGAATCAACCCTGCAGCCATGCGCATTTTCGGATACGACTACGATGAATTCATCGACATGTCCATGCTGGCCTTGCTGGAGCACGGGGAGGAAGAGGACATCCTGGACCGCATATTTTCCGGCGAATTGCACGAATTGCCCGGTCTGCGAAAAAACGGGGAAGCCTTTCCCATGGAAGCGGTGGTTCGCATCGGCGGCAAGCAGGGCGAAGAGTTTTTCATAGGAACCTTTCGGGACGTCACCAAGAAAAACGAGGCCCTTCGCAAGCTGTACTCCGAGTTGTCCAAGGCCGCTGATTACGTAAAAACCCTGCTGCCGTCCCCCATTACGGACGGGCCTTTAAGGGCGCATTGGCGGTTTATACCGTCCACGTCCCTGGGCGGAGACTCTTTCGGCTACCATTGGGTGGACGAAGAACATTTCGCCATATACCTGCTGGATGTGTGCGGCCACGGGGTTCATGCTGCGCTGCTTTCCGTGTCCGTTATCAATGTGCTTCAGTCTCAATCCCTGCCCGGCACTGATTTCAAGGAGCCGGATCAGGTGCTGAACGCCCTGAACAACGCCTTTCCCATGGAACGGCATAACGAAATGTACTTTACCATGTGGTACGGGGTTTATAACCGGAAAACCCGCACCCTGGTTTACGCCAGCGGCGGGCATCCGCCCGCCCTGCTCATGACCAGCGGCCCCAAGGGGCGCATCCGTCCCATCGGCCTCAAGACCCCCAACATGTTCATTGGCGGCATGCCCAACGTCAAATATAAAAAGAACGAAGTGAAGATCGAAGGCAAATGCCGCTTGTTCGTCTTTTCCGACGGCGTCTACGAGATCGAAACGCCGGAAGGCGTTATGTGGAAGTACGAGGAATTCCAGGATTTTATGGTCAACGTGCCTCCCAATGAAGGGGCGGAGATGGACCGCCTTTTCGGACACGCGAAAAAGCTGTGCGGAGAGGACACCCTGGACGACGATTTTTCCATTATGGAAGTGGTCTTTGATTAAAGCGGCGGGCTTTGTTGCGTGGAGAACTCATCCCGGACGGCGGTT
The Desulfatibacillum aliphaticivorans DSM 15576 DNA segment above includes these coding regions:
- a CDS encoding GAF domain-containing SpoIIE family protein phosphatase, which gives rise to MEATDQTEQAVRLKKLIEANQTIARVESLEELFPMLMTLAKEVTNAEASSIMRYRPNRNVLEFELASNEGTGNLDKILREKITLKLGEGVAGWVGENRESVNIRDAQNDPRFSRRADSETGFVTRAILCSPILHENELLGVVQVLNPKSSRNFDDGDLEILEAFAGLAAVAIVRSRLLENLIAQEKLQAAKNAADIVEAAADAIITFGIESLRIRGINPAAMRIFGYDYDEFIDMSMLALLEHGEEEDILDRIFSGELHELPGLRKNGEAFPMEAVVRIGGKQGEEFFIGTFRDVTKKNEALRKLYSELSKAADYVKTLLPSPITDGPLRAHWRFIPSTSLGGDSFGYHWVDEEHFAIYLLDVCGHGVHAALLSVSVINVLQSQSLPGTDFKEPDQVLNALNNAFPMERHNEMYFTMWYGVYNRKTRTLVYASGGHPPALLMTSGPKGRIRPIGLKTPNMFIGGMPNVKYKKNEVKIEGKCRLFVFSDGVYEIETPEGVMWKYEEFQDFMVNVPPNEGAEMDRLFGHAKKLCGEDTLDDDFSIMEVVFD